One segment of Patulibacter sp. SYSU D01012 DNA contains the following:
- the gnd gene encoding phosphogluconate dehydrogenase (NAD(+)-dependent, decarboxylating) has product MQIAFVGLGKMGGNMVRRLRREDHDIVAFDRDPDLARALGEETGARAVGTLEELVDALEAPRHVWVMVPHGEPTESTVNALGELLSAGDVIVDGGNSRWTDDAVRADRLREKGVHYLDVGTSGGVWGLDVGYCMMVGGDAEAVRTLAPVLDSLAPETSEESRHAIGERGWEHVGGSGSGHFVKMVHNGIEYGVMQAFAEGYALLHKNNPELDLARVAHLWEQGSVVRSWLNSLAARAFEAEGTGLDALQPWVDDSGEGRWTIEAAIDHSVPVPAITASLFARFGSRGEDEYESKVLAALRNQFGGHAVKRNA; this is encoded by the coding sequence ATGCAGATCGCCTTCGTCGGACTCGGCAAGATGGGCGGCAACATGGTCCGCCGCCTGCGCCGCGAGGACCACGACATCGTCGCGTTCGACCGCGACCCCGACCTGGCCCGCGCCCTGGGCGAGGAGACCGGCGCCCGCGCGGTCGGCACCCTCGAGGAGCTCGTCGACGCGCTCGAGGCGCCGCGCCACGTGTGGGTCATGGTCCCCCACGGCGAGCCGACCGAGTCGACCGTGAACGCGCTCGGCGAGCTGCTCTCCGCCGGCGACGTGATCGTCGACGGCGGCAACAGCCGCTGGACGGACGACGCGGTCCGCGCGGACCGCCTGCGCGAGAAGGGCGTCCACTACCTCGACGTCGGCACCTCGGGCGGCGTGTGGGGCCTCGACGTCGGCTACTGCATGATGGTCGGCGGCGACGCCGAGGCCGTCCGCACCCTCGCCCCCGTCCTCGACTCGCTCGCGCCCGAGACCAGCGAGGAGTCCCGCCACGCCATCGGAGAGCGCGGCTGGGAGCACGTCGGCGGCTCCGGGTCCGGCCACTTCGTGAAGATGGTCCACAACGGCATCGAGTACGGCGTGATGCAGGCGTTCGCCGAGGGCTACGCGCTGCTGCACAAGAACAACCCCGAGCTCGACCTCGCCCGCGTCGCCCACCTGTGGGAGCAGGGCTCCGTCGTCCGCTCGTGGCTCAACTCGCTCGCGGCCCGGGCCTTCGAGGCCGAGGGCACCGGCCTGGACGCCCTGCAGCCGTGGGTCGACGACTCCGGCGAGGGTCGCTGGACGATCGAGGCCGCCATCGACCACAGCGTGCCGGTCCCGGCGATCACCGCGTCGCTCTTCGCGCGCTTCGGCTCGCGGGGCGAGGACGAGTACGAGAGCAAGGTCCTCGCGGCGCTGCGCAACCAGTTCGGCGGCCACGCCGTCAAGCGCAACGCGTAG
- the zwf gene encoding glucose-6-phosphate dehydrogenase has product MSTETTIPDDALAVGLDQLPPPSSVLVIFGATGDLARRKLLPALYNLAHEGSLPERFALVGVARTENADAAYRAEVRAAVERFSRRPPDPTVLDAFVQNVGYVSGGFAEDDAYVALAQRLDALDQEVGQPLNRIFYLSTAPTFFGTIVEQLGKHGLSDRDESDVRVVIEKPFGTTQDEANELNRRVLDVLREEQVFRIDHYLGKETVQNLLALRFANGLFEPIWNRNHIQSVQITAGESVGLEGRAGYYDHAGALRDLVQNHLLQLLCHLAMEPPTAFSADDLRTEKVKVLRAISPIDPERIEEVAVRGRYGPGAVGGEDVPGYTDEPDVPEDSTTETFVALRLDVQTWRWAGVPFYIRTGKRLRRKLTEIAVTLKPVPHMAFQGNAVEPNQIVFSIQPDEHVSIKMAAKVPGSGMHLRPVTLDFSYGTAFLSTSPEAYERLITDAMRGDATLFTRADEVEAQWAVMDPILRAWEGSHAAPDEYPAGSDGPKTQRRILMPGDRWRAI; this is encoded by the coding sequence ATGAGCACCGAAACGACGATCCCCGACGACGCCCTCGCCGTCGGCCTCGACCAGCTGCCGCCGCCCTCGTCGGTCCTCGTCATCTTCGGTGCCACCGGCGACCTGGCCCGGCGCAAGCTGCTGCCGGCGCTCTACAACCTGGCGCACGAGGGCTCGCTGCCCGAGCGCTTCGCCCTCGTCGGCGTGGCGCGCACCGAGAACGCGGACGCGGCGTACCGCGCCGAGGTGCGGGCCGCGGTCGAGCGCTTCTCGCGGCGCCCGCCCGACCCCACGGTGCTCGACGCGTTCGTGCAGAACGTCGGGTACGTGTCGGGCGGCTTCGCCGAGGACGACGCGTACGTCGCGCTCGCGCAGCGCCTCGACGCGCTCGACCAGGAGGTCGGGCAGCCGCTCAACCGCATCTTCTACCTGTCGACCGCCCCGACGTTCTTCGGCACGATCGTCGAGCAGCTCGGCAAGCACGGGCTCTCCGACCGCGACGAGTCCGACGTCCGCGTCGTCATCGAGAAGCCGTTCGGCACGACGCAGGACGAGGCGAACGAGCTCAACCGCCGCGTCCTGGACGTGCTGCGCGAGGAGCAGGTCTTCCGCATCGACCACTACCTGGGCAAGGAGACGGTCCAGAACCTGCTGGCGCTGCGCTTCGCGAACGGCCTGTTCGAGCCGATCTGGAACCGCAACCACATCCAGTCGGTCCAGATCACCGCGGGCGAGTCCGTCGGCCTGGAGGGCCGCGCGGGCTACTACGACCACGCCGGCGCGCTGCGCGACCTGGTGCAGAACCACCTGCTGCAGCTCCTCTGTCACCTGGCGATGGAGCCGCCGACGGCGTTCAGCGCGGACGACCTGCGCACGGAGAAGGTCAAGGTCCTGCGCGCGATCTCGCCCATCGACCCCGAGCGGATCGAGGAGGTCGCGGTGCGCGGGCGCTACGGGCCCGGCGCGGTCGGCGGCGAGGACGTGCCCGGCTACACGGACGAGCCGGACGTGCCGGAGGACTCGACGACGGAGACGTTCGTCGCGCTCCGCCTGGACGTGCAGACCTGGCGCTGGGCGGGCGTCCCGTTCTACATCCGCACCGGCAAGCGCCTGCGCCGCAAGCTCACCGAGATCGCGGTGACGCTCAAGCCCGTGCCGCACATGGCCTTCCAGGGCAACGCCGTCGAGCCCAACCAGATCGTCTTCTCGATCCAGCCGGACGAGCACGTGTCGATCAAGATGGCCGCGAAGGTCCCCGGATCGGGCATGCACCTGCGCCCCGTCACGCTCGACTTCTCGTACGGCACCGCGTTCCTGTCGACGTCGCCCGAGGCGTACGAGCGGCTCATCACCGACGCGATGCGCGGCGACGCGACGCTCTTCACCCGCGCGGACGAGGTCGAGGCCCAGTGGGCCGTGATGGACCCGATCCTGCGCGCCTGGGAGGGCTCGCACGCGGCGCCGGACGAGTACCCGGCCGGGTCGGACGGCCCGAAGACGCAGCGGCGGATCCTCATGCCCGGCGACCGCTGGCGCGCCATCTAG
- a CDS encoding glucose-6-phosphate dehydrogenase assembly protein OpcA — protein sequence MSTAIEHTVWQQDDVDPAAVEGAMRALERERFQRAGGGALPARALNLVAIVDAAYAGEISRRLESIGRNTPSRTVLVRVSPRRATLSARVTLTGDPDPGSRQALSELVELDVAERHLLWLESIVDPMVMTDVPTIVWAPHGHTDALESIGELAQTVMLDTADAAEVAGGFEDAWDLLERRRIAVVDLSWLRATPWRQRLAAHYAGGSRAGELHEIVAVEVRHERRSAAAAWLMLGWLGDRLGWRCEGGTVRDAAGLPITLRLTPVDDTPPGLAGTTVSSRSGSSFALDRNPGGLRARRMDVVRGTGDATTTTERHWTVMGASRGEAGVLGTALRRTLVPDDGYHGALATARRLHSCI from the coding sequence GTGAGCACCGCGATCGAGCACACCGTCTGGCAGCAGGACGACGTCGACCCGGCCGCCGTCGAGGGCGCGATGCGCGCCCTCGAGCGCGAGCGCTTCCAGCGCGCCGGCGGCGGTGCCCTCCCGGCCCGCGCGCTCAACCTGGTCGCCATCGTCGACGCCGCCTACGCCGGCGAGATCAGCCGGCGCCTGGAGAGCATCGGCCGCAACACCCCCTCGCGCACCGTCCTCGTTCGCGTGTCGCCCCGGCGCGCCACGCTGTCGGCGCGCGTGACGCTGACGGGCGACCCCGACCCGGGCAGCCGGCAGGCGCTGTCCGAGCTCGTCGAGCTGGACGTCGCCGAGCGGCACCTGCTGTGGCTCGAGTCCATCGTCGACCCGATGGTGATGACCGACGTGCCGACGATCGTGTGGGCGCCCCACGGCCACACGGACGCGCTCGAGTCGATCGGCGAGCTCGCGCAGACCGTCATGCTCGACACCGCGGACGCCGCCGAGGTGGCGGGCGGGTTCGAGGACGCCTGGGACCTGCTCGAGCGGCGCCGGATCGCCGTCGTCGACCTGTCGTGGCTGCGGGCCACGCCCTGGCGGCAGCGCCTGGCGGCCCACTACGCGGGCGGCTCGCGGGCCGGCGAGCTGCACGAGATCGTCGCCGTCGAGGTGCGGCACGAGCGCCGCTCGGCCGCCGCGGCCTGGCTCATGCTCGGCTGGCTCGGCGACCGCCTGGGCTGGCGGTGCGAGGGCGGCACGGTGCGCGACGCCGCGGGCCTGCCGATCACCCTGCGGCTGACGCCCGTCGACGACACGCCGCCCGGCCTGGCCGGCACCACCGTGTCGTCGCGCTCGGGCTCGAGCTTCGCCCTCGACCGCAACCCCGGCGGCCTGCGCGCCCGGCGCATGGACGTCGTCCGCGGGACCGGGGACGCCACGACCACCACCGAGCGCCACTGGACCGTCATGGGCGCGTCGCGGGGCGAGGCCGGCGTGCTCGGCACCGCGCTGCGCCGCACCCTCGTGCCCGACGACGGCTACCACGGGGCGCTCGCGACCGCCCGGAGGCTGCACTCGTGCATCTGA
- the pgl gene encoding 6-phosphogluconolactonase: MTAPTLLAVADAQAAAERAATLLADAVARATAGGGRAALALSGGTTPVAAYELLGPRVDAPERVDVFLADERCVPYESPDSNARLVDEALGRDRGYALHRLTGVGTPADQATAYAHDLQGRPLDAVLLGLGEDGHTASLFPRHPGLEAGGTTVAVLDSPKPPPERVSLTLPALAEARELVLLVTGAGKADALARTLGEPGIHAPASLLPRDRLTVIADEAALGPARAAGLVPA; the protein is encoded by the coding sequence GTGACCGCCCCCACGCTGCTCGCCGTCGCCGACGCGCAGGCCGCCGCAGAGCGCGCGGCCACCCTGCTGGCCGACGCCGTCGCGCGGGCCACCGCGGGCGGCGGACGCGCTGCCCTGGCGCTGTCGGGCGGCACGACGCCCGTGGCGGCGTACGAGCTGCTCGGCCCGCGCGTGGACGCCCCCGAGCGGGTCGACGTCTTCCTCGCCGACGAGCGGTGCGTGCCGTACGAGTCGCCCGACAGCAACGCGCGCCTGGTGGACGAGGCCCTGGGCCGCGACCGCGGCTACGCCCTGCACCGCCTGACGGGCGTCGGCACCCCGGCGGACCAGGCGACGGCCTACGCGCACGACCTGCAGGGCCGGCCGCTCGACGCCGTCCTGCTGGGCCTGGGCGAGGACGGCCACACGGCGTCGCTCTTCCCCCGCCACCCCGGCCTGGAGGCGGGCGGCACGACCGTCGCGGTGCTCGACTCGCCGAAGCCGCCGCCCGAGCGCGTGTCGCTGACCCTGCCCGCCCTGGCGGAGGCCCGCGAGCTCGTGCTGCTCGTCACCGGCGCCGGCAAGGCCGACGCGCTGGCGCGGACGCTCGGCGAGCCCGGGATCCACGCGCCGGCCAGCCTCCTCCCCCGCGACCGCCTGACGGTGATCGCGGACGAGGCGGCCCTCGGCCCCGCCCGGGCCGCCGGGCTGGTGCCGGCGTGA
- a CDS encoding histidine phosphatase family protein codes for MSGAAVPTGLRVWLARHGETEWSKAMRHTGRTDLPLTSEGRRQARALAPQLAGIDFAHVLCSPLLRARQTLELALPGVAAPELDDDLMERDYGAAEGITTVAMRERTGDPTWESWTADIEGAETIDDVGARTDRVIARVLRCQVPEDGGADVLIVAHGHLLRVLAARWLEQPAVFGQRLTLATSALGVLGFERERRVLRRWNLTG; via the coding sequence GTGAGCGGCGCCGCCGTCCCGACGGGCCTGCGCGTCTGGCTGGCCCGCCACGGCGAGACGGAGTGGTCGAAGGCGATGCGCCACACGGGCCGCACCGACCTGCCGCTGACGTCGGAGGGCCGCCGTCAGGCCCGGGCGCTGGCCCCGCAGCTGGCCGGCATCGACTTCGCCCACGTCCTCTGCTCGCCGCTGCTGCGCGCGCGGCAGACGCTCGAGCTGGCGCTGCCCGGCGTCGCGGCGCCCGAGCTGGACGACGACCTGATGGAGCGGGACTACGGCGCCGCGGAGGGCATCACGACCGTCGCGATGCGCGAGCGGACCGGCGACCCCACGTGGGAGTCGTGGACGGCCGACATCGAGGGCGCCGAGACCATCGACGACGTCGGGGCCCGCACGGACCGCGTCATCGCGCGCGTGCTGCGCTGCCAGGTGCCCGAGGACGGCGGCGCGGACGTGCTGATCGTCGCCCACGGCCACCTGCTGCGGGTGCTGGCCGCGCGCTGGCTGGAGCAGCCCGCCGTCTTCGGGCAGCGGCTGACCCTGGCGACGTCCGCGCTCGGCGTGCTCGGCTTCGAGCGGGAGCGGCGCGTGCTGCGCCGCTGGAACCTGACGGGCTAG
- a CDS encoding MFS transporter, producing MHTTASPTPDHDRRRWRALVVLCFAQLMITLDTTIVNVALPAIQEHLDFSDADLSWVVNAFLVTFGGFLLLAGRLGDLLGRRRVYLVGLVVFTVASALCGLAESQGMLIGARLLQGVGAALQGAAILAIIATGFPEPQERARAMSAYVFVAVAGAALGLLAGGLLTEGISWRWIFLVNVPIGVGTIVVSRLLVDADEGLGLGDGLDWLGSVLITLAVMVGVFAVVGAVDHGWGSTRVLGSGAAALLLAGAFVLTELRVADPVLPLRILRQRGLMGASVVRALIGTGLFATFFLGTLYFENVLGYGPVQTGLAFLPWFLSLGVLSLGVTARLIARFGAMPVMVAGMLISIVGMLLFRSAGIGTAYFPTIALANLAIGTGVGLTMMPLLHVAMSDVAPADRGLGSGVITVAQQVGGALGLAVLSTLAATRTSGLVADGEELRNALVAGYRLAFVLGAGCFAAGIVVAVALLGRSSTPARRPVETPATPDRPVATEAS from the coding sequence ATGCACACCACCGCCTCGCCCACCCCGGACCACGACCGCCGCCGGTGGCGCGCCCTCGTCGTCCTCTGCTTCGCCCAGCTGATGATCACCCTGGACACGACGATCGTGAACGTCGCCCTGCCGGCGATCCAGGAGCACCTCGACTTCAGCGACGCCGACCTGTCGTGGGTCGTCAACGCGTTCCTCGTGACGTTCGGCGGCTTCCTCCTGCTCGCCGGCCGCCTGGGCGACCTGCTCGGCCGCCGGCGCGTCTACCTGGTGGGGCTCGTCGTCTTCACCGTCGCGTCGGCGCTCTGCGGGCTCGCCGAGAGCCAGGGCATGCTGATCGGCGCCCGACTCCTGCAGGGCGTCGGCGCGGCGCTGCAGGGCGCGGCCATCCTGGCGATCATCGCCACCGGCTTCCCCGAGCCCCAGGAGCGCGCCCGTGCCATGAGCGCCTACGTGTTCGTCGCGGTCGCCGGCGCCGCCCTCGGCCTGCTCGCGGGCGGCCTCCTGACCGAGGGCATCAGCTGGCGGTGGATCTTCCTCGTCAACGTCCCGATCGGCGTCGGCACGATCGTCGTCTCGCGGCTGCTGGTCGACGCGGACGAGGGTCTCGGGCTCGGCGACGGGCTCGACTGGCTCGGCTCGGTCCTGATCACGCTGGCCGTCATGGTCGGGGTGTTCGCGGTCGTCGGCGCGGTGGACCACGGCTGGGGCTCGACCCGGGTGCTCGGCTCCGGCGCCGCGGCGCTGCTCCTTGCCGGCGCCTTCGTCCTGACGGAGCTGCGGGTCGCCGATCCGGTGCTGCCGCTGCGAATCCTGCGCCAGCGCGGGCTGATGGGCGCGAGCGTCGTGCGCGCGCTGATCGGGACCGGCCTCTTCGCGACGTTCTTCCTCGGCACGCTCTACTTCGAGAACGTCCTCGGCTACGGCCCGGTGCAGACGGGGCTCGCGTTCCTGCCGTGGTTCCTGAGCCTGGGCGTGCTCTCGCTCGGCGTGACGGCGCGGCTGATCGCCCGCTTCGGGGCGATGCCGGTCATGGTCGCCGGGATGCTGATCTCGATCGTCGGCATGCTGCTCTTCCGCAGCGCCGGCATCGGCACGGCGTACTTCCCGACCATCGCCCTGGCCAACCTGGCGATCGGCACCGGCGTCGGGCTGACGATGATGCCGCTGCTGCACGTCGCGATGAGCGACGTCGCGCCGGCGGACCGCGGCCTCGGCTCCGGCGTCATCACGGTCGCGCAGCAGGTCGGCGGCGCCCTCGGGCTCGCCGTGCTCAGCACGCTGGCGGCGACCCGCACGAGCGGGCTGGTCGCGGACGGCGAGGAGCTCCGCAACGCGCTCGTCGCCGGCTACCGCCTGGCCTTCGTCCTGGGCGCGGGGTGCTTCGCGGCCGGCATCGTCGTCGCCGTGGCGCTGCTCGGGCGGAGCAGCACGCCGGCGCGGCGGCCGGTGGAGACGCCGGCGACCCCGGACCGGCCGGTCGCGACCGAGGCGTCCTGA
- a CDS encoding TetR/AcrR family transcriptional regulator produces MTRDTADPLAPPRPRRADARRNYERLVEAAREAFAEGGADTPLEEVARRAGVGIGTLYRNFPQRAALLEAVYLEEVQALCDSAADLADLPPWEAFAGWLRRLTAYLVAKQALAPALLGTFERDADVFQRSRAALLAVGDPLLRRAQEAGVVRPDTDVAEVLKLAGGIAKIPVEDPAQNGHILEMALDGLRYVAPDQGR; encoded by the coding sequence ATGACCCGGGACACCGCCGACCCCCTCGCCCCGCCCCGCCCCCGTCGGGCGGACGCCCGCCGCAACTACGAGCGGCTCGTCGAGGCCGCCCGCGAGGCGTTCGCCGAGGGCGGCGCCGACACGCCGCTGGAGGAGGTCGCCCGCCGCGCCGGCGTGGGCATCGGCACCCTCTACCGCAACTTCCCGCAGCGCGCGGCGCTGCTCGAGGCCGTCTACCTCGAGGAGGTCCAGGCGCTGTGCGACTCGGCCGCCGACCTGGCCGACTTGCCGCCCTGGGAGGCCTTCGCCGGCTGGCTGCGGCGACTGACCGCCTACCTCGTCGCCAAGCAGGCCCTGGCGCCCGCGCTGCTCGGCACGTTCGAGCGCGACGCCGACGTCTTCCAGCGCAGCCGCGCCGCGCTGCTCGCCGTCGGGGACCCGCTGCTCCGCCGCGCCCAGGAGGCCGGAGTCGTGCGCCCCGACACCGACGTCGCCGAGGTGCTGAAGCTCGCCGGCGGCATCGCCAAGATCCCCGTCGAGGACCCCGCCCAGAACGGGCACATCCTCGAGATGGCGCTCGACGGCCTGCGCTACGTCGCTCCCGACCAGGGCCGCTGA
- the wecB gene encoding UDP-N-acetylglucosamine 2-epimerase (non-hydrolyzing): MRIVTVVGNRPQFVKAAAVSRPLRERHDEVLIHTGQHHDDALSAVFFRELDLPAPDHELRLGGGTNLAQTARMLTELEALLGAARADGPVDAVLVYGDTNTTLAASLVAADLGVPLAHVEAGMRSFDRRMPEERNRVVCDHLSTLLLVPTPTATANLTREGLGDKVVDVGDVVTDVTLHVHPRARERAGAWLGARDLAPGGYLLATAHRAGNVDDPARLTALVGVLEACATPERPLVLPVHPRTAARLREHGLEERLRAAPGVRLLDPVGPLDFATLLVGAAGVLTDSGGVQKEAYLAGVPCVTLRDTTEWTETVDAGWNVLVDLDAGAARAALDRPVPAERPPLYGDGRAGERVVAALERAFGGA; the protein is encoded by the coding sequence ATGCGGATCGTCACCGTCGTCGGCAACCGGCCCCAGTTCGTGAAGGCCGCCGCGGTCTCCCGGCCGCTGCGGGAGCGCCACGACGAGGTGCTGATCCACACGGGGCAGCACCACGACGACGCGCTGTCGGCGGTCTTCTTCCGCGAGCTCGATCTGCCGGCCCCGGACCACGAGCTGCGGCTGGGCGGCGGCACCAACCTGGCCCAGACGGCCCGGATGCTGACCGAGCTCGAGGCGCTGCTCGGCGCCGCCCGCGCCGACGGCCCGGTCGACGCGGTGCTCGTCTACGGCGACACGAACACGACGCTCGCCGCGTCGCTCGTCGCCGCCGACCTGGGCGTGCCGCTGGCGCACGTCGAGGCCGGGATGCGGTCGTTCGATCGCCGGATGCCCGAGGAGCGCAACCGCGTCGTCTGCGACCACCTGTCGACGCTGCTCCTGGTCCCGACGCCGACGGCCACCGCGAACCTGACGCGCGAGGGGCTGGGCGACAAGGTCGTCGACGTCGGCGACGTGGTGACCGACGTGACGCTGCACGTGCATCCGCGCGCCCGCGAGCGCGCCGGGGCCTGGCTGGGCGCGCGCGACCTGGCGCCGGGCGGCTACCTGCTGGCGACCGCCCACCGGGCCGGCAACGTCGACGACCCCGCGCGGCTGACCGCGCTCGTCGGCGTGCTCGAGGCGTGCGCGACGCCCGAGCGTCCGCTCGTGCTGCCCGTGCACCCGCGGACCGCCGCTCGCCTGCGCGAGCACGGGCTGGAGGAGCGCTTGCGCGCCGCGCCGGGCGTGCGGCTGCTCGATCCGGTCGGCCCGCTCGACTTCGCCACGCTGCTCGTCGGCGCCGCCGGCGTCCTCACGGACTCGGGGGGCGTGCAGAAGGAGGCGTACCTGGCCGGCGTCCCGTGCGTGACGCTGCGCGACACGACGGAGTGGACCGAGACGGTCGACGCCGGCTGGAACGTCCTCGTCGACCTGGACGCCGGCGCGGCGCGGGCGGCGCTGGACCGCCCCGTCCCCGCGGAGCGCCCGCCGCTGTACGGCGACGGCCGCGCGGGGGAGCGGGTCGTCGCGGCGCTCGAGCGCGCGTTCGGCGGCGCCTAG
- a CDS encoding ATP-dependent 6-phosphofructokinase — translation MRIGILTAGGDCPGLNAVIRGVGRKLLREGHEPVGLRRGYRGLAEADHLALDHRSMSGILHLGGTILSTSSYDPYRHDDGPDKVRAAMERGDVDAVVAIGGEHTMDITRRLHEGLGLPVVGVPKTIDNDIVGTDRTFGFDTAVQVAVDAIDRLHSTAQSHDRVMVVEVMGRNAGWIAVESGIAGGADGILIPERDVPVEDLAATIRQRHERGKDFSIIVVSEGARLAFADGSSQKVRASDDTDEYGYERLGGIGAAIAQELERETGYETRVVVLGHVQRGGTPTAFDRVLATRYGVAAAEAVLDGAFGTMVALKGQEIVRVPLSEVEGVKGVDLRLAELARTFF, via the coding sequence ATGCGCATCGGGATCCTGACCGCCGGCGGCGACTGCCCCGGCCTCAACGCCGTCATCCGCGGCGTCGGCCGCAAGCTCCTGCGCGAGGGCCACGAGCCCGTCGGCCTGCGCCGCGGCTACCGCGGGCTGGCCGAGGCGGACCACCTGGCGCTCGACCACCGCTCGATGTCCGGGATCCTGCACCTGGGCGGCACGATCCTGTCGACCTCGAGCTACGACCCCTACCGACACGACGACGGCCCGGACAAGGTGCGGGCGGCGATGGAGCGCGGCGACGTCGACGCGGTCGTCGCGATCGGCGGCGAGCACACGATGGACATCACGCGTCGCCTGCACGAGGGGCTGGGGCTGCCGGTCGTCGGGGTGCCGAAGACGATCGACAACGACATCGTCGGCACGGACCGCACCTTCGGCTTCGACACCGCCGTGCAGGTGGCGGTCGACGCCATCGACCGCCTGCACTCCACGGCCCAGTCGCACGACCGCGTCATGGTCGTCGAGGTCATGGGGCGCAACGCCGGGTGGATCGCGGTCGAGTCCGGGATCGCGGGCGGCGCGGACGGCATCCTCATCCCCGAGCGCGACGTGCCGGTGGAGGACCTGGCCGCCACGATCCGCCAGCGCCACGAGCGCGGCAAGGACTTCTCGATCATCGTCGTCTCGGAGGGCGCGCGCCTGGCGTTCGCCGACGGCTCGTCGCAGAAGGTGCGCGCGAGCGACGACACCGACGAGTACGGGTACGAGCGCCTGGGCGGCATCGGCGCGGCGATCGCGCAGGAGCTCGAGCGCGAGACGGGCTACGAGACCCGCGTGGTCGTCCTGGGCCACGTCCAGCGCGGCGGGACGCCGACGGCCTTCGACCGCGTGCTGGCCACCCGGTACGGCGTCGCCGCGGCCGAGGCGGTGCTCGACGGCGCCTTCGGCACGATGGTCGCGCTGAAGGGCCAGGAGATCGTCCGGGTGCCGCTGAGCGAGGTCGAGGGCGTGAAGGGCGTCGACCTGCGCCTGGCCGAGCTCGCGCGCACGTTCTTCTAG
- a CDS encoding acetyl-CoA C-acyltransferase → MPEAVIVDAIRTPIGRAVKGSLKDVRADDLAALPIKALIERNPGVDWSETVDVLMGAASGEGEQSYNIARNAALLAGLPFEVPGVTTNRFCASSLHTIRTAFHAIKAGEGDQYIAAGVEAVSRTVQGGEWQFHPQLDGSEGSICNVYLPMGLTAENVAKQWNVSREAQDAWAAKSQQRAVKAQEDGHFDKEIVPVTLPDGTVVSKDDGPRPGTTVEKLAQLKPVFDPENGTVTAGNACPLNDGGAATLIMSAEKAEKLGLTPRARIIATSVAAIRPEIMGVGPIPAIQKLLAATGKSIEDIDIVEINEAFAAQIVPCKDELGISDEQLNPFGGAIALGHPFGMTGARIMTTLINGLETTGGRYGIESMCVAGGMGMAALIERI, encoded by the coding sequence GTGCCCGAAGCCGTCATCGTCGATGCCATCCGCACGCCCATCGGGCGCGCCGTCAAGGGGTCGCTGAAGGACGTCCGCGCCGACGACCTCGCCGCCCTGCCGATCAAGGCGCTCATCGAGCGCAACCCGGGCGTCGACTGGTCCGAGACCGTCGACGTCCTGATGGGCGCCGCGTCCGGCGAGGGCGAGCAGAGCTACAACATCGCCCGCAACGCGGCGCTGCTGGCGGGCCTGCCGTTCGAGGTCCCCGGCGTGACGACGAACCGCTTCTGCGCGTCGTCCCTGCACACGATCCGCACCGCCTTCCACGCGATCAAGGCGGGGGAGGGCGACCAGTACATCGCCGCCGGCGTCGAGGCCGTGTCCCGCACCGTGCAGGGCGGGGAGTGGCAGTTCCACCCGCAGCTCGACGGCTCCGAGGGCTCGATCTGCAACGTCTACCTGCCGATGGGCCTGACGGCGGAGAACGTCGCCAAGCAGTGGAACGTCTCGCGCGAGGCGCAGGACGCGTGGGCCGCGAAGAGCCAGCAGCGCGCCGTGAAGGCGCAGGAGGACGGCCACTTCGACAAGGAGATCGTCCCCGTCACGCTGCCCGACGGCACCGTCGTGTCGAAGGACGACGGTCCGCGCCCCGGCACGACGGTCGAGAAGCTCGCGCAGCTGAAGCCGGTCTTCGACCCCGAGAACGGCACGGTCACCGCGGGCAACGCCTGCCCGCTCAACGACGGCGGCGCCGCGACGCTCATCATGAGCGCCGAGAAGGCCGAGAAGCTCGGCCTGACCCCGCGCGCCCGGATCATCGCGACGTCCGTCGCCGCGATCCGCCCCGAGATCATGGGCGTCGGCCCGATCCCCGCCATCCAGAAGCTGCTGGCGGCGACGGGCAAGAGCATCGAGGACATCGACATCGTCGAGATCAACGAGGCGTTCGCCGCCCAGATCGTGCCGTGCAAGGACGAGCTGGGGATCAGCGACGAGCAGCTCAACCCGTTCGGCGGCGCGATCGCGCTGGGCCACCCGTTCGGCATGACCGGCGCGCGCATCATGACGACGCTCATCAACGGCCTGGAGACCACGGGCGGGCGCTACGGCATCGAGTCGATGTGCGTGGCCGGCGGCATGGGCATGGCCGCGCTGATCGAGCGGATCTGA